One Euphorbia lathyris chromosome 1, ddEupLath1.1, whole genome shotgun sequence DNA segment encodes these proteins:
- the LOC136210852 gene encoding mitogen-activated protein kinase homolog MMK2-like isoform X2: MAATTKESSSSGSASDAAHGSKIKGVATHGGRYIQYNVYGNLFEVSSKYVPPIRPIGRGAYGIVCAAVNSETREEVAIKKIGNAFDNRIDAKRTLREIKLLRHMEHENVIAIKDIIRPPKKEAFNDVYIVYELMDTDLHHIIRSAQPLTDDHCQYFLYQLLRGLKYVHSANVLHRDLKPSNLLLNANCDLKIGDFGLARTTSETDFMTEYVVTRWYRAPELLLNCSEYTAAIDIWSVGCILGEIMTREPLFPGKDYVHQLRLITELIGSPDDASLGFLRSNNARRYVRQLPQYRKQNFSVRFPSASTGATDLLEKMLVFDPNKRITVDEALCHPYLQSLHDINDEPICSRPFEFDFEHPSCTEEHIKELIWKESVKFNPDPPSS, translated from the exons ATGGCTGCTACTACTAAAGAGTCCAGCAGCTCTGGTTCAGCATCAGACGCCGCTCATGGGAGTAAAATTAAGGGAGTCGCTACTCATGGAGGTCGCTATATTCAATACAATGTCTATGGAAACTTGTTTGAGGTCTCCAGCAAATATGTTCCTCCAATTCGCCCAATCGGTCGTGGTGCTTACGGCATTGTTTG TGCTGCTGTGAATTCTGAGACACGTGAGGAAGTTGCAATTAAGAAGATTGGAAATGCATTTGATAACAGAATAGATGCCAAAAGGACACTGAGAGAGATCAAGCTTCTTCGTCATATGGAGCATGAAAAT GTTATTGCAATAAAAGATATTATCCGACCACCAAAAAAAGAGGCTTTCAATGATGTGTACATTGTTTATGAATTGATGGACACTGATCTTCATCATATTATTCGTTCTGCTCAACCACTGACAGATGATCATTGTCAG TATTTCCTGTATCAATTGTTAAGAGGACTGAAATATGTGCATTCAGCCAACGTCCTGCATCGTGATCTTAAGCCGAGCAATTTGCTTCTCAATGCAAATTGTGATCTCAAAATTGGAGATTTCGGATTGGCAAGGACAACATCTGAAACAGATTTCATGACCGAGTATGTTGTCACTCGTTGGTATCGGGCACCAGAATTGCTCCTTAACTGTTCAGAATACACTGCTGCAATTGATATTTGGTCTGTTGGTTGCATCCTTGGTGAGATCATGACCCGAGAACCTCTCTTTCCAGGAAAAGATTATGTTCATCAGCTCAGGCTAATTACAGAG TTAATAGGTTCACCTGATGATGCTAGCCTTGGTTTTCTCCGAAGCAATAATGCCCGGAGATACGTTAGACAACTTCCACAATACAGAAAACAGAATTTCTCGGTCAGGTTTCCTAGTGCTTCTACTGGGGCTACTGATCTCCTGGAAAAGATGCTCGTCTTTGATCCCAACAAGCGCATTACTG TTGATGAGGCTCTTTGCCACCCATACTTGCAATCTCTTCATGATATCAACGACGAGCCCATCTGCTCCAGGCCGTTCGAATTCGATTTCGAGCACCCTTCATGTACTGAAGAGCACATCAAGGAGCTTATTTGGAAGGAATCAGTGAAGTTCAATCCAGATCCTCCATCCTCTTAA
- the LOC136210852 gene encoding mitogen-activated protein kinase homolog MMK2-like isoform X1 codes for MAATTKESSSSGSASDAAHGSKIKGVATHGGRYIQYNVYGNLFEVSSKYVPPIRPIGRGAYGIVCAAVNSETREEVAIKKIGNAFDNRIDAKRTLREIKLLRHMEHENVIAIKDIIRPPKKEAFNDVYIVYELMDTDLHHIIRSAQPLTDDHCQVITTSCKPSCLEFVAPTPAKPSETMYFLYQLLRGLKYVHSANVLHRDLKPSNLLLNANCDLKIGDFGLARTTSETDFMTEYVVTRWYRAPELLLNCSEYTAAIDIWSVGCILGEIMTREPLFPGKDYVHQLRLITELIGSPDDASLGFLRSNNARRYVRQLPQYRKQNFSVRFPSASTGATDLLEKMLVFDPNKRITVDEALCHPYLQSLHDINDEPICSRPFEFDFEHPSCTEEHIKELIWKESVKFNPDPPSS; via the exons ATGGCTGCTACTACTAAAGAGTCCAGCAGCTCTGGTTCAGCATCAGACGCCGCTCATGGGAGTAAAATTAAGGGAGTCGCTACTCATGGAGGTCGCTATATTCAATACAATGTCTATGGAAACTTGTTTGAGGTCTCCAGCAAATATGTTCCTCCAATTCGCCCAATCGGTCGTGGTGCTTACGGCATTGTTTG TGCTGCTGTGAATTCTGAGACACGTGAGGAAGTTGCAATTAAGAAGATTGGAAATGCATTTGATAACAGAATAGATGCCAAAAGGACACTGAGAGAGATCAAGCTTCTTCGTCATATGGAGCATGAAAAT GTTATTGCAATAAAAGATATTATCCGACCACCAAAAAAAGAGGCTTTCAATGATGTGTACATTGTTTATGAATTGATGGACACTGATCTTCATCATATTATTCGTTCTGCTCAACCACTGACAGATGATCATTGTCAG GTGATTACTACAAGTTGCAAGCCTAGCTGTCTTGAGTTTGTGGCCCCTACTCCAGCAAAACCATCAGAAACGATG TATTTCCTGTATCAATTGTTAAGAGGACTGAAATATGTGCATTCAGCCAACGTCCTGCATCGTGATCTTAAGCCGAGCAATTTGCTTCTCAATGCAAATTGTGATCTCAAAATTGGAGATTTCGGATTGGCAAGGACAACATCTGAAACAGATTTCATGACCGAGTATGTTGTCACTCGTTGGTATCGGGCACCAGAATTGCTCCTTAACTGTTCAGAATACACTGCTGCAATTGATATTTGGTCTGTTGGTTGCATCCTTGGTGAGATCATGACCCGAGAACCTCTCTTTCCAGGAAAAGATTATGTTCATCAGCTCAGGCTAATTACAGAG TTAATAGGTTCACCTGATGATGCTAGCCTTGGTTTTCTCCGAAGCAATAATGCCCGGAGATACGTTAGACAACTTCCACAATACAGAAAACAGAATTTCTCGGTCAGGTTTCCTAGTGCTTCTACTGGGGCTACTGATCTCCTGGAAAAGATGCTCGTCTTTGATCCCAACAAGCGCATTACTG TTGATGAGGCTCTTTGCCACCCATACTTGCAATCTCTTCATGATATCAACGACGAGCCCATCTGCTCCAGGCCGTTCGAATTCGATTTCGAGCACCCTTCATGTACTGAAGAGCACATCAAGGAGCTTATTTGGAAGGAATCAGTGAAGTTCAATCCAGATCCTCCATCCTCTTAA